The Rhodothermales bacterium region CCTGGCCCGTCAGGTCGCGGACAGCGTCCGCCGGCTCGGAATGCCCTGCAAGGTTAGCGACCAGCGGGTTTGTCGCACTCACTCCAGATACGATGCGCTCGCCTCTTCCTGACTGGCCTCCAACCGGTAGCGCTCGATCAGGCGGACGCAGGTGTTCCAACGGAGGATGGCGTCGTCGTTGCCTTCGGGGCGTATGGTCTCCGCCCGTTCGTAGCAGGTCATGGCTTCCCTCAACCATTCGTACGCGAGATGTATAAAATCGGGAAGCTCTTTGTCGATCGCGGCTTTTGCTATCCGTTCCCAGACTATGCCGGCGTAATACTGACGCTCGTATTCGTTCGGCATCCGCTCGAGCAGCGCTCGAGCACGCTCCTTGTTCGAGCCGGCTCCGCTTGCAAACTGGTCCGTGATGGCAAGCAACAGGATGACGATTGCATCGTGGTTCTCGGGCTCCACGGCGAGGATGTCCTGACAGATGCTCTCGGCCAGGCGCGGCTCGTTGAGGAGCCGATACTGCTTCGCCTTATCGAGCGCGGCCGGGATACTTGATTTCGATAGAGGTTTTAATGCTAACATAGTTACCTCCAGATACAACGTGTCCACACCAGTCCGGATCACATATTAACTGCCGTTACGCGTTAGTACGTCGCACGTTCTGCGTTCGGCCTGAAAAAGGCGCCAAGTTGCCTGAAAACGGAGGCGATACCCTCACATACACTACGAAAAAACGTTCAACGCGTAACGTCACTTTTTAAGTACCCGGAAAAGCCGCTTGATCGGGTCGTAAAACTCGTCGACCACACGCTCCTTCAGGGGGATGATGGCGTTGTCGGTAATCGTGATGCCTTCCGGGCACACGTTCGTGCAACACTTCGTGATGTTGCAATATCCGATGCCGTCGGTTTCTTTCAAATCGCCGAGCCGGTCTTCGGTGTCGAGCGGGTGCATCTCCAGCGCGGCCGTGTACACGAGGTGGCGCGGCCCGATAAAATCCTCGTGCAGGTGATGCTCACGTAACACGTGGCAGACATCCTGGCACAGGAAACACTCAATGCACTTGCGAAATTCCTGCACTCGGTCGACATCCGCCTGATCCATCAGCCACGACCCGTCTTCGTTGTCGGGCGGCCGCGGGCTGAACTTTTTGATCCGCTTCTTCACCCGGTAATTTACGGACACATCCGTCACCAGATCCTTCACCAGCGGGAAGGCTTTCATCGGCTCGACGGTAACCGGCTTCTCCAGGTTGATCTCGCTAAGGCGCGTCATACACATGAGCCGCGGCTTCCCGTTCACCTCGGCCGAGCATGATCCGCACTTGCCGGCCTTGCAGTTCCACCGGACGGCGAGGTCCTGGGCGGATTCCATCTGGATCTGATGGACGGCGTCGAGTACCACCATCCCTTCCGAAACCTCGGTTTCGTACGTCTCGAATCGCCCGCCGGCGGCGTCCGTGCGCCAGATGTTGAACGTCGCTCTTGCCATTACTGACTCTCTCTCTGGATGATCTGTCGGAGGTCCTCCCGCACGGAGGGCAAGGGTTCGCGCAGGATCTGCATCGAACTGTCCGGCCCCTTGCGGACGACGTGGTTGAACGTGGCGAAGGCCTCTTCCTTACCGGGATAATCCTCGCGAAAGTGGGCTCCCCGGCTCTCCTTTCGCTCCAGCGCCGCCAGAGCGATCGCCTCCGACACGACCAACAGATTCGACAGGTCCATAGCCGTATGCCACCCACTGTTGTACTCCCGATTTCCCGGCACCGTCACCTTCTCCGAAAGCGCCCTCAGCTCCTGAAGCGCATCCAGAGCCACTTTCATTTCCTTTTCCGTGCGCACGATCCCTACGTGGTCCTGCATCATATCCTGCAAATCGGACTGAATCTTATACGGATTCTCGCCGTTCGCGTGGTCGAAAAAGCCGAGCATCCACTTTTGCGTCTCTCCGATGGCCGTCTCGTCGATCCGCCCCGCCCCGTGTTCCTTCGCGAACGCAGCGGCGTATTCGCCGGCCCGTTTCCCGAACACGAGGAGGTCCGACAACGAGTTGCCGCCCAGCCGGTTGGCGCCGTGTAGTCCGGACGCGCATTCGCCGGCGGCAAACAGGCCGGGCACATTCGTCATCTGCGAATCGGCATCCACCCGAATGCCGCCCATCATGTAGTGTGTCGTCGGGCCGACCTCCATCGGTTGCTTCGTAATGTCGATATCCGCCAGCTGCTTGAACTGATGGTACATGCTGGGGAGCTTCTTCTTGATGTGGGCTTCCCCACCCGGAAGGCGCTCTTTTATCCAGGAAATATCCAGAAAAACACCGCCGTGCGGGCTTCCGCGTCCTTCCTTCACTTCCCGCACGATGCAGCGTGCGACGTGGTCGCGGGTGAGCAGTTCGGGGGGACGCCGGGCCTCTTTATCGCCCTGGGTGTAGCGCCAGCCCTCCTCTTCGTTATCCGCCGTTTGGTGCTTGTACGAGGCCGGGATATCGTCGAACATGAAGCGTTTGCCGTTTCCATTCCTCAGGACGCCGCCTTCCCCACGAACCCCTTCCGTGACCAGAATGCCGCGTACACTCGGTGGCCACACCATGCCCGTCGGGTGAAACTGGACGAACTCCA contains the following coding sequences:
- a CDS encoding succinate dehydrogenase/fumarate reductase iron-sulfur subunit, with product MARATFNIWRTDAAGGRFETYETEVSEGMVVLDAVHQIQMESAQDLAVRWNCKAGKCGSCSAEVNGKPRLMCMTRLSEINLEKPVTVEPMKAFPLVKDLVTDVSVNYRVKKRIKKFSPRPPDNEDGSWLMDQADVDRVQEFRKCIECFLCQDVCHVLREHHLHEDFIGPRHLVYTAALEMHPLDTEDRLGDLKETDGIGYCNITKCCTNVCPEGITITDNAIIPLKERVVDEFYDPIKRLFRVLKK
- a CDS encoding fumarate reductase/succinate dehydrogenase flavoprotein subunit, with the translated sequence MGTYEVFEHDVLVIGAGGAGLRAAIEASAANVSVGLVCKSLLGKAHTVMAEGGIAASMGNVDQRDNWTVHFADTMRGGQYLNSWRMAELHAKEASDRVRELEAWGALFDRTREGRILQRNFGGHKYPRLAHVGDRTGLEMIRTLQDHGIHQGVDIYMEVTVVSLLKDGDRVVGAFGYDRERGRFKLFKAKAIILATGGIGRAYRITSNSWEYTGDGISLAYNAGADLIDMEFVQFHPTGMVWPPSVRGILVTEGVRGEGGVLRNGNGKRFMFDDIPASYKHQTADNEEEGWRYTQGDKEARRPPELLTRDHVARCIVREVKEGRGSPHGGVFLDISWIKERLPGGEAHIKKKLPSMYHQFKQLADIDITKQPMEVGPTTHYMMGGIRVDADSQMTNVPGLFAAGECASGLHGANRLGGNSLSDLLVFGKRAGEYAAAFAKEHGAGRIDETAIGETQKWMLGFFDHANGENPYKIQSDLQDMMQDHVGIVRTEKEMKVALDALQELRALSEKVTVPGNREYNSGWHTAMDLSNLLVVSEAIALAALERKESRGAHFREDYPGKEEAFATFNHVVRKGPDSSMQILREPLPSVREDLRQIIQRESQ